The Psilocybe cubensis strain MGC-MH-2018 chromosome 7, whole genome shotgun sequence genome has a window encoding:
- a CDS encoding Vacuolar membrane-associated protein IML1, producing the protein MAVSREQSLYGRRRSNTAQSNFRAVPTFVVPISIGESKVLNAWVHDVKETQSVVFNHSFWPGVQEGDCLKVSGSNVENPEAGFLFIVPREDYCPKPQLQISIPRPIADVFGLPNNSQVDKAGCSADYVEFMFQDQYLGRNEMWRLGKHLSGQCIYTDQEISFIGGIAAKIQNIYISGQKVSSACMTAATKAIYRSYSAKITIFIQVCRELWEFAGDGERYNEKIVHSFLPSLFNKWKESGTNHTVTIVLISRVFYDESEIDYAAGPLRRDEEGHWYKDFFKVITDLQVLYEWKPTLVSLKNSFWDFQRDILLTHHYHRATLDSGIGAPAQVRLVGRLSYAQDGPILEALNLGLNPTETHYIDRSLSLTGATTLLISPGTGYFKVSKQLLRLTTTRMLDQGFVLDLILLTKQPLHQSPIFSFRGSDPVSPARSSEKDGFEPGKYEKERKFDPLVMDPLWAADEDSKGEPRQKKTIWWEPFWISTTFWDKQMDLPFRQDRFIARAKMHEIQMLGLLEHDVLSSIEVPFMQHKSDPSTGPAESEETLNISKSEADQFDLNIFSLTTNYNTSSLLAPAGGVTPRPGNDKRGSHRHSTMSRIDTIEESPKQRIFKELPSEGLPNNEISAPSSVSGPGTSPSQSSVRSGRSENSSSSKTPSKTASISKTSLASKLAPSWLFNPFRSGPSEPQTSQVSASASASSSASSFTTSTPQNSQSEKPSRSSVSSMAPPSSPIRMAPAKPTVASTQQIQPVAIKNKPASRSSLSRTFEEETLAPHRASFLRRSPINTPPRDEILSGKRRSAGYVHGFPSSSSPGAIINPTRPQLAVAYPEASLARRWQHMFPHPTYKYDMKWKSIVTPGCLPLTVEHFPSHAELESTYELTGYEFLVEPGEMRSFLIKPPNVKGSPEEVRRAWALVVMRGMAAVRLAQGFQFVLKPQKTPSEEEKEKEKEKEKNTNNFRRNKSFVGEGEFDTWPTGAAEVLSSTTNPVYLSMTNEIHRISYTGEAIQVKRYVRRLHTTRPFSYQCLIWPKLGGGYTELSTEFQSHGLENYSWNRLDMLVAGYEHHFNESLRYWRTRFVVIPTAERPQVTIGPSGEKLNDEEARLLGIEKLAEQFTKLRWQPPDEKVVHPPVRFLPTTLDPALSILDESLMDQLDQIHAQGPLKKKMKSEREIGNMNLAAIAKAMREEDGVPIKTYHWHRSQYPDSFIGYDFVSWLVREFRDVSSRAQGTEIGIKLQEQGLFEHCRGYHNFLDGLKGEFSLHTTPKYNNWFLKRHLDSDSAIRPSYHTSSNLRSSSKSTGLNSNNRTRNKKTLILSQTMVIDIDPNKRSDQAESVILHHDIIHNPATVFHFELQWIGTTARCIEDQLRLWSRTIDRYGLKLVEAYVTQISDIREHNAFQSCYPMRLSHPPPYVPDLEKRLPEGTQAVKYFEYALLQKFGFIVDVEAADLYPEQIDVVYSYRRSPYKYSQFVHRSGVAFIQVLGGYRGFLFLTNRLMGPGRMGSAIKNKDHLPAVAAERMRVEMAEFCLDRERLQQFYDEKIADLPPAPIMPEEPPPLVI; encoded by the exons ATGGCGGTCTCAAGGGAGCAATCGCTGTACGGAAGACGAAGGTCCAACACCGCTCAGTCCAATTTCCGGGCAGTCCCCACATTTGTCGTACCAATCTCAATTGGAGAATCGAAAGTCTTGAACGCATGGGTacacgatgtcaaagaaacACAATCTGTTGTTTTTAACCACTCGTTCTGGCCGGGCGTTCAGGAGGGGGACTGCTTAAAGGTTTCAGGTAGTAATGTCGAAAATCCGGAGGCAGGATTTCTCTTCATAGTGCCGAGAGAGGATTACTGCCCGAAGCCACAGCTACAG ATCTCAATACCGCGTCCCATCGCCGATGTTTTTGGGCTCCCCAACAACAGTCAG GTCGATAAAGCAGGTTGTTCAGCGGACTATGTGGAATTTATGTTCCAAGACCAGTATCTCGGTCGAAATGAGATGTGGCGTCTGGGAAAGCATCTCTCGGGACAATGTATTTACACTGACCAAGAAATATCATTTATTGGGGGCATCGCTGCCAAAATTCAGAATATCTACATTAGTGGACAGAAA GTTTCTTCAGCATGTATGACTGCTGCGACGAAAGCTATATACCGCTCATACTCGGCAAAGATAACTATTTTCATACAAGTTTGCAGGGAGCTTTGGGAGTTCGCAGGAGACGGGGAACGGTACAACGAAAAGATCGTGCACTCTTTCCTTCCTAGCTTATTCAACAAATGGAAAGAATCCGGGACTAACCACACAGTAACCATTGTCCTGATATCTCGTGTATTCTACGACGAATCAGAGATTGACTATGCAGCTGGTCCCCTTCGCCGAGATGAGGAAGGACACTGGTACAAGGACTTCTTCAAGGTCATCACAGACTTGCAGGTACTGTACGAATGGAAGCCAACACTTGTCAGCTTGAAGAACTCGTTTTGGGATTTCCAGCGCGATATCTTGCTCACCCACCATTACCACCGGGCAACATTGGATTCTGGAATCGGTGCACCTGCGCAGGTTCGTCTTGTTGGACGGCTGTCATATGCACAAGATGGGCCTATATTAGAAGCTCTGAACCTCGGACTCAACCCGACTGAAACTCACTATATCGATCGCTCGCTCAGTCTAACTGGGGCCACTACTCTTCTGATATCGCCCGGGACAGGCTATTTCAAGGTCTCTAAGCAACTTCTCCGTTTAACAACGACGCGGATGCTGGATCAAGGCTTTGTGCTTGATTTAATCTTGCTCACAAAACAGCCATTGCACCAAAGTCCGATATTTAGTTTTCGGGGAAGCGACCCGGTTTCTCCAGCCAGATCGTCGGAGAAGGATGGGTTTGAACCGGGGAAATAtgaaaaggagagaaaattTGATCCACTTGTGATGGATCCTCTGTGGGCAGCGGACGAGGATTCGAAAGGCGAGCCGAgacaaaaaaagacaattTGGTGGGAGCCGTTTTGGATCTCGACTACGTTTTGGGACAAACAGATGGATTTGCCGTTTAGGCAGGACAG ATTTATTGCTCGAGCGAAGATGCATGAAATTCAGATGCTTGGATTGCTCGAACACGACGTTCTTTCTAGCATAGAGGTCCCTTTTATGCAGCATAAATCCGACCCCTCCACCGGACCTGCAGAATCAGAGGAGACACTCAATATAAGCAAGAGCGAGGCAGACCAGTTTGACCTCAATATCTTCTCGTTGACTACCAACTACAACACGAGCTCTCTTCTTGCTCCTGCCGGTGGTGTAACGCCTCGTCCGGGTAACGACAAGCGCGGTTCTCACCGACATTCGACTATGAGTCGTATTGACACAATCGAAGAGAGCCCTAAGCAACGGATTTTCAAGGAGTTGCCTTCCGAAGGTTTGCCAAACAATGAAATAAGCGCCCCTTCGTCCGTTTCAGGTCCTGGTACCTCGCCTTCCCAGTCTTCTGTCAGGTCGGGTAGATCGGAAAACTCGAGCTCGTCGAAAACACCTTCAAAAACGGCAAGTATATCGAAGACATCACTCGCGTCTAAATTAGCGCCTTCATGGCTCTTCAATCCGTTCAGAAGCGGGCCGAGTGAACCTCAGACGAGTCAGGTTTCggcgtctgcgtctgcatCTTCATCTGCATCTTCATTTACTACGTCTACCCCTCAGAATTCGCAGAGTGAGAAACCTTCACGATCATCTGTGTCATCCATGGCACCACCGTCTTCCCCTATACGCATGGCCCCTGCAAAACCTACTGTCGCATCCACCCAACAAATTCAACCAGTTGCTATCAAGAACAAACCTGCCAGTCGTTCCAGCCTGAGTCGAAcgtttgaagaagaaacgtTAGCACCCCATAGAGCGTCGTTCTTACGACGTTCGCCTATCAATACTCCTCCCCGTGACGAGATTCTTTCAGGAAAGCGACGAAGCGCAGGTTATGTCCATGGTTTcccttcatcgtcttctccTGGCGCAATCATAAACCCAACGCGTCCACAGTTAGCGGTAGCGTACCCCGAAGCGTCTCTTGCTCGTCGCTGGCAACACATGTTTCCACACCCGACATACAAGTACGACATGAAGTGGAAGTCGATAGTTACTCCTGGCTGTCTTCCGCTAACGGTTGAGCATTTTCCATCTCATGCTGAACTCGAATCCACGTATGAGCTGACTGGGTACGAGTTTCTTGTGGAGCCTGGGGAAATGCGTTCTTTCCTTATCAAACCACCTAATGTGAAAGGGTCTCCGGAAGAAGTAAGGCGCGCATGGGCACTGGTAGTCATGCGTGGGATGGCGGCTGTACGGCTTGCGCAAGGCTTCCAGTTTGTTTTGAAGCCCCAGAAGACTCcaagcgaagaagaaaaggaaaaggagaaagagaaagaaaagaacacGAATAATTTTAGACGAAATAAATCGTTTGTTGGGGAAGGGGAATTCGATACATGGCCTACGGGTGCGGCGGAAGTGTTGAGCTCGACGACGAACCCGGTGTATTTGAGCATGACGAATGAAATCCATCGAATATCCTATACAGGAGAGGCTATTCAGGTGAAGCGTTATGTGCGCCGGTTGCATACTACGCGACCTTTCAGCTACCAATGCCTGATCTGGCCAAAACTTGGAG GTGGCTACACGGAATTGTCTACAGAATTCCAGTCTCACGGATTGGAAAATTATTCGTGGAACAG GTTGGACATGCTTGTAGCAGGATACGAGCATCACTTTAACGAATCTCTTCGTTATTGGCGTACGCGCTTCGTGGTCATTCCAACTGCCGAACGCCCTCAAGTCACTATTGGTCCATCAGGCGAGAAATTGAATGATGAAGAAGCCCGTCTTCTAGGGATTGAAAAGCTTGCAGAACAGTTTACCAAGCTCCGGTGGCAGCCCCCGGATGAAAAAGTTGTCCATCCGCCTGTGCGCTTCCTGCCCACAACGCTGGACCCAGCACTGTCAATTCTCGACGAGTCGTTGATGGACCAATTGGATCAAATCCATGCACAGGGCCcactgaagaagaagatgaagagcgAGCGTGAGATTGGAAATATGAACCTTGCTGCAATTGCGAAAGCCATGAGGGAGGAAGATGGGGTGCCTATCAAGACGTATCACTGGCATCGGTCGCAGTATCCTGATTCATTTATCGGCTACGACTTTGTGTCATGGCTGGTCAGAGAGTTCAGGGATGTTTCATCGAGGGCTCAAGGGACTGAGATAGGGATTAAGCTTCAGGAACAAGGGTTATTTGAGCATTGTAGAGGATACCATAATTTCCTAGATGG GTTGAAGGGTGAATTTTCGCTGCACACCACACCAAAGTATAACAATTGGTTCTTGAAGCGACACCTAGACTCAGACTCTGCTATTCGACCCTCATACCACACATCATCTAATTTGAGATCGAGCTCCAAGTCTACTGGCCTCAACAGCAATAATCGGACGAGGAACAAAAAGACGTTGATCCTTAGTCAGACAATGGTTATTGACATTGATCCCAATAAG AGAAGTGACCAAGCAGAATCGGTCATCCTTCATCATGATATCATCCACAATCCTGCGACCGTGTTCCACTTTGAGCTGCAATGGATAGGAACCACAGCTCGATGTATCGAGGATCAATTACGCCTCTGGAGTCGGACTATCGATCGCTACGGATTGAAGCTCGTTGAAGCATACGTGACTCAAATCAGCGACATCCGAGAGCACAACGCATTTCAGTCGTGCTACCCAATGCGTCTCTCACACCCTCCCCCATATGTTCCGGATCTGGAGAAACGACTTCCCGAAGGTACACAAGCTGtcaaatattttgaataCGCGCTACTCCAGAAGTTCGGATTTATTGTAGATGTGGAAGCTGCGGATCTATACCCAGAGCAAATTGATGTTGTCTACTCGTATCGTCGATCGCCATACAAGTATTCACAGTTTGTACACCGATCGGGGGTGGCTTTTATCCAGGTGCTGGGTGGTTATCGTGGATTTTTGTTCCTCACGAACCGGCTGATGGGACCAGGAAGGATGGGATCAGCTATCAAGAATAAAGATCATCTTCCAGCGGTTGCCGCAGAGAGAATGAGAGTGGAAATGGCGGAATTTTGTTTGGACAGAGAACGATTGCAGCAATTCTATGACGAAAAGATTGCTGACTTGCCTCCTGCTCCTATCATGCCCGAGGAACCGCCTCCGCTTGTAATTTAG
- a CDS encoding N(alpha)-acetyltransferase 20, NatB catalytic subunit, which yields MSVLRPFKATDMFKFNNINLDIWTETYGIGFYLSYLARWPDLCCVQAAPSGRLMGYVLGKAEGAGPEWHGHVTAITVAPEYRRLSLAHKMMTLLEMVSERIYQGFFVDLYVRCANIVAIEMYEKMGYSVYRRVREYYGTLGVGKGGKDEEDAFDMRKPLPRDTARRSVRANGRDIVVPATDVS from the exons ATGAGTGTCCTACGACCATTCAAAGCTACTGAcatgttcaagttcaataACAT AAATTTGGACATTTGGACCGAAACT TACGGAATTGGTTTCTACCTTAGCTATCTGGCTCGCTGGCCGGACCTGTGCTGCGTTCAGGCGGCACCTAGCGGTCGACTGATGGGATATG TCTTAGGAAAGGCGGAAGGCGCTGGTCCCGAATGGCATGGACACGTTACAGCTATCACGGTCGCGCCAGAGTATCGTCGCTTGTCTTTAGCACACAAGATGATGACCCTCCTCGAAATGGTCTCAGAACGAATCTACCAGGGTTTCTTCGTCGATCTATACGTGCGATGCGCAAATATTGTAGCCATTGAAATGTATGAAAAGATGGGATATAGTGTGTATCGAAGAGTGCGAGAATATTATGGGACATTAGGTGTAGGGAAAGGCggaaaagatgaagaggatgcaTTTG ATATGCGAAAACCCTTACCCAGAGATACCGCTCGTCGTTCAGTGAGGGCAAATGGCAGAGATATCGTGGTCCCTGCTACCGATGTATCATAA
- a CDS encoding THP3-like protein C2A9.11c (THP3 homolog C2A9.11c), protein MSTESWPPPLKEWVAKCLGQITDSNRAEVQAELKQVISEAFAAQTLWTTDWAGVQLKSLLPKPPPVFNTLKRKSIETALPTTNSKKAKKEKLKNAAATYTTDFNDQAALNRRAERFQREHEIEKNKNARNGGAAAIKANQQNGHLFNNRSLSSRSGSPYTAQDEPEGDPNVIDWDRYTIVGTSQDIFKDYLRLTSEPKPETIRPYAVLQKTLTELKSRWREHQVKYPWICNQFKSLRQDLTVQRIKNEFTVQVYEIHARIALESNDMVEYNQCQATLKTLYELGIPGKVEEFTAYRILMLLHGRNRSELNLYVGQLTPKQKADKAVQHALAVQRAQSMGNYHKLCELYLQAPNMGAYIMDHFIDRERIKAMMVITKAYKTIPLSFLQSTLAFDNLEEARTFLVEHRITFFTNPNSPDSEKVLDCKPAMAEVARVFEDKYRKVTIKGAI, encoded by the exons ATGTCCACAGAGTCGTGGCCTCCTCCTCTAAA AGAATGGGTTGCAAAGTGCCTCGGACAAATCACAGATTCCAACAGAGCAGAAGTTCAGGCCGAACTTAAACAGGTAATTTCTGAAGCTTTCGCTGCCCAAACACTATGGACGACAGACTGGGCTGGTGTTCAATTGAAAAG TTTGTTACCCAAACCCCCTCCAGTGTTCAACACCTTGAAACGCAAGAG CATCGAAACAGCTCTTCCTACTACCAATTCCAAGAAAGCCAAGAAGGAAAAGCTCAAGAATGCAGCAGCAACTTACACTACGGATTTCAATGATCAAGCCGCACTTAACAGACGGGCCGAACGTTTCCAGCGTGAGCATGAAATCgaaaaaaacaagaatgCACGGAATGGGGGTGCTGCTGCAATCAAGGCGAATCAGCAAAATGGGCACCTGTTCAACAACCGGTCGTTATCTTCAAGGTCAGGGTCACCCTATACTGCCCAGGACGAGCCCGAAGGGGACCCG AATGTAATTGATTGGGATCGATACACAATCGTTGGGACGTCTCAAGATATATTCAAAGACTATTTACGATTGACAAGCGAACCTAAACCTGAGACGATACGTCCTTATGCCGTCCTCCAAAAGACTCTTACAGAACTCAAATCTCGATGGAGGGAGCATCAGGTTAAATACCCTTGGATTTGTAATCAATTTAAGAGTCTGCGACAAGATCTTACA GTCCAACGAATAAAAAACGAATTTACGGTACAAGTATACGAAATCCACGCCCGTATAGCCCTTGAGAGC AATGATATGGTTGAATACAATCAGTGTCAGGCAACTCTAAAGACACTTTACGAGTTGGGAATTCCCGGTAAAGTCGAGGAGTTCACTGCCTATCGCATTCTCATGCTCCTACACGGGCGAAATAGAAGCG AGCTTAATCTTTACGTAGGTCAACTAACCCCCAAACAGAAAGCGGATAAGGCTGTGCAGCATGCTCTGGCTGTGCAGAGGGCGCAGTCGATGGGCAATTATCATAAGCTTTGTGAACTATACTTGCAAGCGCCGAACATGGGTGCATACATCATGGATCACTTCATTGACCGCGAACGCATCAAAGCTATGATGGTCATCACAAAAGC TTATAAAACGATACCCCTTTCGTTCTTGCAGTCTACCCTTGCTTTCGATAATCTGGAAGAAGCGAGGACATTCCTAGTGGAACACCGCATCACATTTTTCACCAATCCGAACAGCCCCGATTCGGAGAAGGTGCTCGATTGCAAACCAGCGATGGCAGAAGTCGCGCGGGTATTCGAGGACAAGTATCGCAAAGTCACAATCAAGGGTGCAATATGA
- a CDS encoding putative tRNA-splicing endonuclease subunit tsp-2, with translation MSLITPSSRSRGGGGKAGARKHENNRIYANPLPLLFVEPPPSRIGSVLGLLGLSLTRVENPHCEGIFDPITRSVWVSNSAHSMILWRRGFFGKGDLSRSEPSWLARQINIRKSGGKQLTSEEITARRRAERKQFKRDRAAAIAAVAEEAEAIFASEGRVIAPALSGPAIPSAATWRPTSQPQPEESPSPAEGETEILEDEAPLVDVEHLQLTLQEAFFLLWNLDCLTVFDPTTMEPMTLQQIWIAFQKAELPLFTSSPSTVVESLEFDNPFLINYAVYHHYRSLGWVVKGGIKFCVDYLLYKRGPVFAHAELALVVMPVYEDIEDQKTSSIDLHNSSPFAWSWLSTINRVNSQVQKTLILVYVTIPAKTRVSQSVLLTPACLAHYSVREVVLRRFIPARMRD, from the exons ATGTCCCTCATAACACCAAGCTCGCGTTCCAGAGGTGGCGGCGGTAAAGCTGGCGCCAGAAAACACGAGAATAACAGAATCTATGCTAACCCGCTACCTCTTTTGTTCGTTGAGCCTCCTCCCAGTCGGATAGGCTCTGTACTCGGTTTGCTTGGTCTCTCGCTCACTCGTGTCGAGAATCCGCACTGCGAAGGCATTTTTGACCCTATAACTCGTTCCGTCTGGGTTTCCAACTCAGCCCATTCAATGATTCTATGGAGGAGGGGTTTCTTTGGCAAAGGTGATTTGTCGCGCAGTGAACCCAGCTGGCTCGCAAGACAAATTAACATAAGAAAGTCGGGAGGAAAGC AATTGACTTCGGAAGAAATCACAGCTCGGCGCAGAGCAGAGCGCAAACAATTCAAACGCGACAGAGCAGCCGCCATTGCAGCCGTTGcggaagaagcagaggctATCTTCGCATCTGAAGGTCGCGTTATCGCGCCTGCTCTTTCTGGTCCTGCAATTCCTTCAGCTGCGACATGGAGACCGACTTCACAACCTCAACCTGAAGAATCCCCTTCACCAGCAGAAGGCGAAACCGAAATTCTTGAGGATGAGGCACCGTTGGTTGATGTAGAACACCTGCAGTTAACGCTGCAGGAagctttctttttgctttggaATCTTGATTGCTTGACGGTCTTCGACCCTACCACG ATGGAACCTATGACCTTACAACAAATATGGATAGCGTTTCAAAAGGCTGAACTTCCACTGTTCACCTCCTCTCCATCTACTGTCGTAGAGTCGCTTGAATTCGACAATCCCTTCCTCATTAACTATGCGGTGTATCATCACTACCGCTCTCTGGGATGGGTCGTGAAAGGCGGAATCAAATTTTGTGTCGACTACCTTTTATACAAGCGAGGACCTGTGTTTGCACACGCTGA ACTTGCCCTCGTTGTTATGCCTGTCTACGAAGACATCGAAGACCAAAAAACGTCCTCCATTGACCTGCACAATTCATCTCCCTTCGCATGGTCCTGGCTGAGCACAATAAATCGTGTGAATTCTCAAGTCCAAAAG ACACTTATACTGGTTTATGTTACCATACCAGCCAAAACACGGGTTTCACAAAGCGTGCTTCTGACTCCTGCTTGCCTTGCTCATTATTCTGTTCGAGAGGTCGTTCTTCGGCGGTTCATTCCAGCTCGAATGCGAGATTAA
- a CDS encoding Cytoplasmic dynein 1 intermediate chain 1, whose translation MDKRRQEIEAKRAKLAELRKARADRQRGEVERRNELAAGPSASKKDVDDLVNALVGGRSGLDSGELTPSSSMPGTPSVGRHISLPGIVSGISPRSGSGRASRQSDFAERLSAEGSVAVPGSSNAATDNVIERSMTPRTLPVLVDIEQELFEYPQKERVIYNKEVQTTSVETEPSADYEAEIRQRIAKEKEIELERVAREKELDEESVKLDQEIEQEIRELSEEERASILAAPEFLEFVEQSSKIVQRALNDGYDYIRDYTVDAESGGDDSEGKRVKRVCEFWDERYGKNRSITDIDWSPKYPELSVASYNKNSAALNEPDGIVAVWNLHMLERPEFIFHSQSDVLSVTFSPFHANLIFGGTYSGQILLWDTRSKHLPVLKTPLSASGHTHPVYAMQMVGTQNAHNLITSSTDGTVCSWLVDMLAQPQETLELVHAGHNKTAEVSITTLDFPDNETTTFWVGTEEGNVYQANRYDRAGAKAGLNQYDVYKGHAGPVMGMHFHPLVGPVDFSDLFLTSSVDWTVKLWRAKSLQKPSTTPHTISPVYSFDEADDYVYDVKWHPAHPAMFGTVDGSGKFDLWNLNTDTEVPVVSTTVGTGRAINKLQWDRKEGRRAALGGSDGRLYIYDIGDMALPRESEWTDMQKTIASIAGSGQANGSAESDATRIVAGR comes from the exons ATGGATAAGAGGAGgcaagaaattgaagcaaAGAGGGCAAAGCTCGCAGAACTACGGAAAGCAAGAGCCGATCGTCAGCGTGGGGAGGTTGAAAGAAGAAACGAGCTA GCAGCCGGTCCTTCTGCTTCGAAGAAAGATGTAGACGACCTCGTAAATGCTCTCGTGGGCGGTCGCAGTGGCTTAGACAGCGGCGAACTGACACCCTCGTCTTCGATGCCCGGGACACCTTCTGTAGGGCGCCATATTAGCCTACCTGGCATTGTAAGCGGGATTTCTCCACGATCAGGATCGGGAAGGGCAAGCAGGCAAAGTGACTTTGCAGAGAGGCTGAGCGCAGAAGGGAGCGTAGCGGTGCCTGGATCAAGTAATGCGGCTACGGACAATGTCATTGAGCG CTCTATGACACCTAGAACTCTCCCTGTTCTAGTGGATATTGAGCAAGAACTGTTCGAGTACCCCCAGAAA GAACGCGTCATATATAACAAAGAAGTACAGACGACTTCTGTGGAAACAGAACCTTCAGCAGACTATGAAGCTGAAATTCGTCAGCGCATTGctaaagaaaaggaaatcgAATTGGAGCGGGTTGCGCGCGAGAAGGAACTTGACGAAGAAAGTGTAAAGCTtgaccaagaaattgagcaagAGATTCGCG AATTAtcggaagaagaaagggctAGCATCCTTGCTGCCCCTGAGTTTCTTGAATTCGTAGAACAGTCCTCAAAGATCGTTCAAAGAGCTCTTAATGATGGTTATGATTATATTCGTGATTACACCGTGGACGCTGAGTCTGGGGG AGATGACTCGGAGGGAAAGCGCGTCAAGCGTGTCTGCGAGTTCTGGGACGAGCGCTATGGAAAAAATCGGTCCATAACGGACATCGATTGGTCTCCAAAA TATCCCGAACTAAGCGTGGCGTCCTATAATAAAAATTCTGCAGCGTTGAACGAACCAGATGGCATAGTAGCAGTTTGGAATCTGCACATGTTGGAACGACCTGAATTCATCTTCCATTCGCAG TCGGATGTACTCTCCGTCACATTCTCACCTTTCCATGCCAATTTAATATTTGGTGGTACCTACTCAGGTCAAATCCTTTTATGGGACACGCGATCCAAACACCTTCCCGTGCTGAAAACACCTCTCTCCGCTTCGGGGCACACGCATCCAGTATATGCTATGCAAATGGTTGGCACCCAAAACGCGCACAATCTAATTACAAGTAGTACAGACGGGACTGTATGCAGTTGGCTGGTCGACATGTTGGCTCAGCCACAG GAAACCCTTGAACTCGTTCACGCAGGGCACAACAAAACCGCTGAGGTGTCAATAACGACGCTCGATTTCCCTGACAATGAAACGACTACCTTCTGGGTCGGCACTGAAGAGGGTAACGTCTATCAGGCGAACCGATACGACCGCGCGGGCGCCAAAGCCGGGCTAAACCAGTACGACGTGTACAAAGGCCACGCCGGGCCAGTTATGGGCATGCACTTCCACCCCCTCGTTGGACCTGTAGACTTCTCCGATCTATTTTTGACCAGCTCGGTCGATTGGACGGTCAAGCTATGGCGTGCAAAGTCGCTCCAGAAGCCGTCAACGACGCCGCATACGATCTCACCCGTTTATTCGTTTGATGAAGCGGATGATTATGTGTATGATGTAAAATGGCATCCTGCACATCCTGCAATGTTCGGTACCGTTGATGGATCTGGCAAGTTCGATCTGTGGAATCTGAACACTGATACAGAG GTCCCAGTGGTTTCAACAACGGTGGGTACTGGACGCGCCATCAACAAGCTGCAATGGGACAGAAAGGAAGGTCGCAGAGCAGCTCTGGGAGGCAGCGATGGCCGTTTGTACATCTATGATATCGGAGACATGGCCTTACCTCGCGAATCCGAGTGGACTGACATGCAAAAGACGATCGCTTCGATCGCTGGTAGTGGACAGGCAAATGGTTCTGCTGAGAGTGATGCCACTCGGATTGTCGCTGGACGATGA